A stretch of the Microaerobacter geothermalis genome encodes the following:
- a CDS encoding non-ribosomal peptide synthetase module: MARRLATEYTKVYLELSELEFHQFIQMFTMENFRMEIKILDNGDRELILYETNHQVTLSFVKQENQYICYGSYLIRDLELASLMRKAISTFKGSATVHRIYSNFTMIYQYHNGIVVSIKELNKERERIIYQYKDSLGEFERLYRSQWAEQEIYKIRMKINELLDKRNRHKDHVEMRNQIDQSLKELSNSLFILEA; the protein is encoded by the coding sequence ATGGCTAGGCGACTAGCGACTGAATATACGAAGGTGTATTTGGAATTAAGCGAACTGGAATTTCATCAATTTATCCAAATGTTTACCATGGAAAATTTTCGTATGGAAATTAAGATTTTGGATAATGGCGATCGTGAACTCATTTTGTATGAAACCAATCATCAGGTAACCCTCTCCTTTGTCAAGCAAGAAAATCAATATATTTGTTACGGTTCTTATCTCATTCGTGATTTGGAATTGGCATCTTTGATGAGAAAAGCGATATCAACTTTCAAGGGTAGTGCAACGGTTCATCGTATCTACTCCAATTTCACCATGATTTATCAGTATCATAACGGAATCGTTGTCTCCATCAAAGAGCTGAACAAAGAGAGAGAGCGGATTATTTACCAGTATAAGGATTCGCTGGGTGAATTTGAGAGATTATATAGAAGCCAATGGGCTGAACAAGAGATTTATAAGATTCGCATGAAAATTAATGAATTGCTGGATAAACGGAATCGCCACAAGGATCATGTAGAAATGAGAAATCAGATTGACCAATCCCTGAAAGAATTATCCAACTCCTTGTTTATTCTGGAAGCGTAA
- a CDS encoding MFS transporter, with the protein MNPIGVLYFIHFIFSMVISFSNLFMNVFFWHLQQDFLTIGVFNLFSVTFIFISTLTGAWFLRISGSRSTFVLSALLAFFQFFFLLVFKHFHLDFLPFLGILYGSYIGLFFISFNLYLLWFSNEKNRSFLVGLEYVISGLAQLLTPIASGMFIMIKGYQVTFFIILILLSAQVIASFFSPNLQVRSKFSKRNLFMPKDEKLLNIGFVSAAYGFFFSFIQLSFGIFIYLFLQNEFSLGSWNMFFSFLTIVTYWVVGKVLNQSNRDWLARMGMILAVVITLTLLIPSAPLFVLFNLVISVALPLLWLPVTTLHFKNMIYFSQQTKEIGMTRLMETLVFREFAIALGRIAFFLFIVIGFDVGMGFSYYLMVVLIIFLPVGMYFLHHQLEENG; encoded by the coding sequence TTGAATCCGATCGGGGTATTATATTTCATCCATTTTATTTTTTCTATGGTCATTTCATTTTCAAATTTGTTTATGAATGTGTTTTTTTGGCATCTGCAGCAGGATTTTTTGACCATTGGGGTTTTCAATCTTTTTTCTGTCACCTTTATATTTATTTCCACATTAACAGGTGCTTGGTTCCTGCGTATATCAGGAAGTAGAAGCACCTTTGTTTTATCTGCTTTGCTTGCCTTTTTCCAATTTTTCTTTTTGCTTGTTTTTAAACATTTTCATCTTGATTTCCTGCCTTTTTTGGGCATCCTTTACGGGAGTTATATTGGACTATTCTTTATCAGTTTTAATTTATATCTCCTTTGGTTTTCAAATGAAAAAAACCGTTCCTTTCTGGTTGGTTTGGAGTATGTGATATCGGGGCTGGCACAATTGCTCACGCCCATTGCTTCTGGAATGTTCATCATGATTAAAGGCTATCAAGTAACTTTTTTTATCATCCTGATTTTATTGTCTGCTCAAGTGATCGCCAGTTTTTTTTCACCTAATCTTCAGGTCCGGTCAAAATTCAGTAAACGAAATTTATTTATGCCAAAGGATGAAAAATTGTTAAACATCGGGTTTGTCTCTGCAGCCTATGGATTCTTTTTCTCTTTTATTCAGCTTTCATTCGGTATTTTCATCTATCTTTTTTTGCAGAATGAATTTTCCCTGGGAAGCTGGAATATGTTTTTCTCCTTCTTGACGATTGTTACCTATTGGGTGGTAGGAAAGGTGTTAAATCAATCCAACAGGGATTGGCTGGCCAGGATGGGCATGATATTGGCCGTGGTGATTACCCTTACTCTTCTTATTCCTTCAGCTCCTTTGTTTGTCCTCTTTAATCTGGTCATTTCTGTTGCCCTACCCCTATTATGGCTTCCTGTGACGACTCTTCATTTCAAAAACATGATTTATTTTTCACAACAGACAAAAGAAATTGGGATGACCAGACTGATGGAGACCTTGGTATTCAGAGAATTTGCCATTGCATTAGGCAGAATCGCCTTTTTTCTCTTCATTGTGATCGGGTTTGATGTAGGAATGGGATTTTCCTACTATCTCATGGTTGTCCTGATCATTTTTTTGCCGGTGGGAATGTACTTCCTTCACCACCAATTAGAGGAAAATGGGTAA
- a CDS encoding Rqc2 family fibronectin-binding protein: MSFDGFVIHAIANELKSNCLQGKISKIYQPEEEDLVFHIRAKGKNLKILLSANPAFPRVYLTDREFQNPAEPPMFCMLLRKHLEGGIIEEIEQVNLERIIILQVRTRDEMGDIALKKLVIELMGRHSNLILVDPSSNRVIDSIRHVTLSMSRYRTVLPGREYIFPPDQGKKNPLWITEDQFIRSLQFNQGKLDQQLVNQFTGLSPLVAKEILYRAGLPNRENLWESFSSIMEEIKHKQYQPTLADSGKKIYFSAVRLSHVEGNIKTFESMSLCLEHYFEHKAEQDLVKQKGQDLFRILQHELKKNENKLEKMERERKDAEDGERYKLYGELITVYMHQIKKGDKEALVNNYYEKDDAIVSIPLDPKKSPAENAQHYFKKYNKSKTSLIMLKKQINKTREEINYLNTILHQLSHASLSDIEEIREELQEQGYLKHRKRMKGSKKREHLPQLEQFQSSTGFTIYLGKNNKQNDYLTNRLAKPTDTWLHTKDIPGSHVVIRGKDVDEISIKEAAQLAAYFSKARHSSQVPVDYTLVKHVKKPNGAKPGFVIYDNQKTIFVTPNEKILEKSKKRPS; this comes from the coding sequence ATGTCTTTTGACGGGTTTGTGATACATGCCATTGCAAATGAACTAAAATCAAACTGTTTACAAGGGAAAATATCTAAAATATATCAGCCTGAAGAAGAAGATTTGGTCTTCCATATTCGAGCCAAAGGCAAAAATCTTAAGATTCTTCTTTCGGCCAACCCTGCTTTTCCACGTGTCTATCTAACTGATAGGGAATTTCAGAACCCAGCAGAGCCTCCTATGTTTTGCATGCTGCTAAGAAAGCATTTGGAGGGGGGAATCATAGAAGAAATTGAGCAGGTAAATCTCGAAAGAATCATCATCCTGCAGGTTCGCACCAGAGATGAAATGGGAGATATCGCATTAAAAAAACTGGTGATTGAACTGATGGGCAGACACAGCAATCTGATATTGGTTGACCCCTCTTCCAATCGGGTGATAGATAGCATTCGCCATGTAACGCTCAGTATGAGCCGTTACCGTACCGTTCTTCCAGGAAGGGAGTATATCTTTCCCCCTGATCAAGGAAAAAAAAATCCGTTATGGATCACCGAGGACCAATTCATCCGTTCCCTTCAGTTTAATCAAGGGAAACTGGATCAACAACTGGTGAATCAGTTTACAGGCCTTAGTCCATTAGTTGCAAAGGAAATTCTCTATCGGGCCGGACTACCAAACAGAGAAAACTTATGGGAGAGCTTCTCCAGCATCATGGAAGAGATAAAACATAAACAATATCAGCCCACCCTTGCTGACAGCGGGAAAAAAATCTACTTTTCAGCGGTTCGCCTTTCTCATGTGGAAGGAAATATTAAAACCTTTGAATCTATGAGCCTTTGTCTGGAACACTACTTTGAGCATAAAGCTGAACAGGATCTGGTGAAGCAAAAAGGGCAGGATCTCTTTCGTATTCTTCAGCATGAGCTAAAAAAAAATGAGAACAAGCTGGAAAAAATGGAAAGGGAACGAAAAGACGCCGAAGACGGCGAACGTTACAAATTGTACGGAGAATTAATTACCGTCTATATGCATCAGATAAAAAAAGGAGATAAGGAAGCACTGGTCAACAACTATTATGAAAAAGATGATGCCATTGTTTCCATCCCACTGGACCCAAAAAAATCACCCGCTGAAAATGCCCAGCATTACTTCAAAAAATATAATAAGTCCAAGACCTCCCTGATCATGTTAAAAAAACAGATCAATAAAACCCGGGAGGAAATCAATTATTTGAATACCATTTTACATCAGCTGAGCCATGCCTCTTTGTCAGACATTGAGGAAATCAGAGAAGAACTGCAGGAACAAGGATATTTAAAACATAGAAAAAGAATGAAAGGAAGCAAAAAAAGAGAGCATTTGCCCCAATTGGAGCAGTTCCAATCATCAACTGGCTTCACCATATACTTGGGTAAAAATAACAAGCAAAACGATTATTTAACCAACCGACTGGCAAAACCTACAGATACTTGGCTTCATACTAAAGACATACCCGGTTCCCACGTGGTCATCAGGGGTAAAGATGTTGATGAAATTTCAATTAAAGAAGCAGCCCAATTGGCAGCCTATTTCAGTAAAGCCAGGCATTCCAGTCAAGTCCCTGTCGACTATACCTTAGTAAAACACGTAAAAAAACCGAATGGAGCCAAACCTGGTTTTGTAATCTACGACAATCAGAAAACGATTTTTGTAACTCCGAATGAAAAGATTCTAGAAAAATCGAAAAAACGCCCATCCTGA
- a CDS encoding restriction endonuclease, with protein MFRDFVNLFKPSYFRQGTLMVRKYRNAADRERDWIRRFVRTFNEEFKIPLELRKDGTVHHVEVSDEPKEHPFLERAVRDLQGMLYQRGSYIDLMALRLFINEEIQEHRYSQFAHLISKMLGTPANIESVLKLYVSVKGGRDSLSEEVRKSWTIHNLIRFIEENFSKEDLENQLHIKYSDWKKKPGPLLREMEYKMEMEIRGQLIQEILLERRPVKPVTLEDIDQMGDSGKEFERFLGMLFEKMGYQVAYTKTTGDQGGDLILERLEEKIVVQAKNVSAPVGNYAIQEVYAAKGYYGCHTAAVITNRDFTSPARELAEHLKVKLVNREQLAEWIERFWNREKTYWNLVKEPISIEEVWNTEYHFSPEESKVN; from the coding sequence GTGTTCAGAGATTTTGTCAATTTGTTTAAACCTTCTTATTTTAGACAGGGGACCCTGATGGTAAGGAAGTACAGAAATGCGGCCGATAGGGAAAGGGATTGGATTCGCCGTTTTGTTCGTACGTTTAACGAAGAATTTAAAATCCCGCTGGAATTAAGGAAAGATGGAACCGTTCACCATGTGGAAGTTTCCGATGAACCGAAGGAACATCCTTTTTTGGAAAGAGCAGTAAGGGACCTTCAGGGGATGCTATATCAAAGGGGCTCCTATATCGATCTGATGGCTCTGCGTCTCTTTATCAATGAAGAGATACAGGAACATCGGTATAGTCAATTTGCCCATTTGATATCAAAAATGTTGGGTACACCTGCCAATATTGAATCAGTGTTGAAATTATATGTGAGTGTAAAAGGGGGAAGAGACTCGCTCTCTGAAGAGGTTCGAAAATCCTGGACTATTCACAATTTAATCCGATTTATCGAGGAGAATTTTTCAAAGGAAGATTTAGAAAATCAGCTGCATATCAAGTATTCCGACTGGAAAAAAAAACCGGGTCCCCTCCTAAGAGAAATGGAATACAAAATGGAAATGGAAATAAGGGGACAGTTAATACAGGAAATTCTGTTGGAGAGAAGGCCGGTGAAACCTGTTACTTTGGAAGATATCGATCAAATGGGTGATTCCGGGAAGGAATTTGAACGATTTCTTGGAATGTTATTTGAAAAGATGGGCTATCAGGTTGCTTACACCAAGACAACGGGAGATCAGGGTGGAGATTTGATCCTGGAGAGGCTTGAAGAAAAAATAGTGGTTCAAGCAAAGAATGTTTCTGCTCCGGTTGGAAATTATGCCATACAGGAAGTTTACGCAGCAAAGGGTTATTATGGATGCCATACTGCTGCGGTGATCACAAACAGGGATTTTACTTCCCCTGCCAGGGAGTTGGCGGAGCACTTAAAGGTAAAACTGGTAAACCGGGAACAATTGGCTGAATGGATTGAGCGTTTTTGGAACCGTGAGAAAACCTATTGGAATCTTGTGAAGGAACCCATCTCTATAGAAGAAGTGTGGAATACGGAATATCATTTTTCACCTGAAGAAAGCAAAGTGAACTAG
- a CDS encoding TetR/AcrR family transcriptional regulator yields the protein MSLKKKQGEETYHRILLAAFEVFSEKGYEKASVNDICKKAGITKGGLYFHFHSKEEIFFKLLEQHVEERQRRLLSYQWAGNLKETIYRLVSISCKENYSNSSIILEFYALAGRDEQIRAKIEWMYQSFQQFLVKFIQQQIEEGYLSQQLDAEKKVPVLMSTMVGSFIMLKMNPRGVDLDTMIEELTQMIYSYLEVDV from the coding sequence TTGAGCCTTAAGAAAAAACAGGGGGAAGAAACCTATCATAGAATTCTCCTTGCTGCCTTTGAGGTTTTTTCTGAAAAAGGATATGAAAAGGCATCGGTAAACGATATTTGCAAAAAGGCTGGAATTACTAAAGGAGGCCTCTACTTTCACTTTCATTCCAAAGAGGAGATTTTTTTTAAGCTTCTGGAGCAGCATGTGGAAGAACGGCAGAGAAGACTGCTGTCCTATCAATGGGCTGGCAATTTGAAAGAGACGATTTATCGGCTGGTGTCAATCAGCTGCAAGGAAAACTACTCTAATTCTTCCATAATTCTTGAGTTTTACGCATTGGCTGGAAGAGATGAACAGATCAGGGCAAAGATTGAATGGATGTACCAGAGTTTTCAGCAATTTCTCGTCAAGTTTATCCAACAGCAGATTGAGGAAGGTTACCTTTCTCAACAGCTGGATGCCGAGAAGAAAGTTCCTGTCTTGATGTCTACCATGGTAGGCTCGTTTATTATGCTAAAGATGAATCCGAGGGGTGTTGATCTGGACACCATGATTGAGGAACTGACCCAGATGATTTATTCGTACTTGGAAGTGGACGTGTAA
- a CDS encoding efflux RND transporter permease subunit yields MIAFLLKYQKITLLFFVMAVLVGAFSFAGLKQRENPEIALTVATVTTVYPGASPEKVEQLVTKPLEEKINEMDNIASVKSTSMANLSYIVVELKPGGDNQRSWDILRQKVQSAESELPDEAEKPVVNDDLAGIAQQILHVVVEKREEIEGLRPILENWKDQLNTVEGVSNVSIVGLPDQEISISLDAERLAAYGLPWGVVYQSLENKYNRVPLGTVEEKNRQFYLNLTGEWETVEDIGNTVVYRTPSGVPVKLKEVATVELSTKKRKVGITYNGRPAVDLVIRSEKGVDIPSLQDRLDKKIEELKKQLPVDVEVISLFNQKESINRLFSELGRELLIGMVAVIIVCSLGLTIATALIVALAIPISIAIGFIPLDALGIDLNQITIASLVIVLGILVDDAIVVNDNIERRLSLGDPPFKASVEGSRDVAISITTATIATAAAFFPLFFLKGDIGDFIKPIPVVVSLTLGVSMIMSLTIVPIFRQWMGERQSVFSNRYEAKSPGLLGKHLYQLSIYYEKQIHRFLRRPLLTGVVALAVGTSSFGLLPYLGVQYFPNAEREEFLIDFTLPTGNSLAVTEEVVEKAAAWVKEQPGVVSVSAYAGRTTPKFYNTELERSGVNEGQLFVKIDRKVTETKELITPWRNQLQEMFPGVEILPRELESGPPVGAPVAIRINGTDLEELRKLSQEVQNMLYKIPGAVNISDDMGMDMYTVDLELNKEKASLYGISDKDLSTTVRLAVEGVEVAQYQKGDQLLDVTLYSGDKDRQSLNHIERLLVPSANGEPIPLSEIVSLKPNWMTKAIHHNNLTRTVTVRSYAQGRLPDEIMTDLNHYLQGLSLPPGYFIEIGGETEERDAAFTSIGKLSLIVLLLIYIIIAMQFYSLSIPILILSTVYLAGGGAIIGLFITREPIGFMALMGMVSLSGIVVRNGIVLIEFIEQARKKGLDLYEAVATAGKARLRPILLTMATAVFGLTPMAILGGSLWGPMAVTIISGLIFSTALTLVVVPSLYVLLAKWRDKSINHPEHPSEKVSF; encoded by the coding sequence GTGATAGCCTTTCTCTTAAAGTATCAGAAAATTACCCTCCTTTTCTTTGTAATGGCTGTATTGGTGGGAGCATTCAGTTTTGCCGGGCTAAAACAAAGGGAAAATCCTGAAATTGCCTTAACCGTAGCAACCGTTACAACTGTCTATCCCGGTGCATCTCCGGAAAAAGTAGAGCAATTGGTTACCAAGCCCCTGGAAGAAAAAATAAATGAGATGGATAATATCGCTTCTGTGAAGTCTACTTCCATGGCTAATCTATCCTACATCGTCGTTGAATTAAAACCCGGAGGGGATAATCAACGCTCATGGGATATCCTTAGGCAGAAGGTGCAGTCTGCTGAAAGTGAGTTGCCTGATGAAGCTGAAAAACCGGTCGTTAATGATGATTTGGCAGGGATTGCCCAGCAAATTTTACACGTTGTCGTAGAAAAGAGAGAAGAGATTGAAGGTCTACGTCCGATTCTCGAAAACTGGAAGGACCAATTAAATACCGTTGAAGGAGTAAGCAATGTGTCCATCGTTGGACTGCCTGATCAGGAAATCAGCATTTCATTGGATGCTGAACGTCTGGCAGCCTATGGACTTCCATGGGGAGTGGTTTATCAATCCCTGGAAAACAAATATAATCGGGTGCCGTTAGGAACCGTAGAGGAAAAAAATCGGCAATTTTATTTAAACCTGACGGGGGAATGGGAAACGGTTGAAGATATTGGAAACACCGTTGTTTATCGAACACCGTCCGGAGTTCCCGTCAAGTTAAAAGAGGTAGCTACAGTTGAATTATCAACAAAGAAGAGAAAGGTCGGCATTACTTATAACGGAAGACCGGCAGTGGATCTTGTGATCCGGTCGGAAAAAGGAGTCGATATCCCTTCTCTTCAGGACAGACTTGATAAAAAAATCGAAGAACTAAAAAAACAGCTTCCTGTTGATGTGGAGGTCATATCTCTGTTTAATCAAAAGGAAAGCATTAATCGCTTATTTTCTGAGTTAGGCCGGGAACTGCTGATAGGAATGGTTGCGGTAATCATCGTTTGCTCATTGGGATTAACCATTGCAACGGCTCTTATTGTAGCGTTGGCCATTCCCATTTCTATTGCCATCGGGTTTATACCCCTGGATGCGTTGGGGATTGATTTAAACCAGATTACCATTGCGTCCCTCGTAATTGTGCTGGGAATTCTGGTGGATGATGCCATTGTTGTCAATGATAATATTGAGAGAAGGCTATCTTTGGGGGATCCTCCCTTTAAAGCTTCTGTAGAGGGAAGCCGTGATGTGGCCATTTCCATCACCACAGCTACGATAGCAACGGCTGCTGCCTTTTTCCCCCTATTCTTTTTAAAGGGGGATATTGGGGACTTTATCAAGCCCATTCCTGTGGTCGTAAGTCTTACCTTGGGAGTATCAATGATCATGTCACTTACCATTGTGCCTATTTTCCGACAGTGGATGGGTGAGCGACAATCTGTTTTTTCAAATAGATATGAAGCTAAATCACCGGGTTTATTAGGAAAACACCTTTATCAATTAAGTATTTATTATGAAAAGCAGATTCATCGATTCTTGCGCCGCCCGCTGCTAACAGGTGTAGTCGCTTTAGCTGTTGGCACCAGCAGTTTTGGATTGCTTCCTTATTTGGGTGTTCAATATTTCCCTAATGCAGAGCGGGAAGAGTTTTTAATTGACTTTACGTTGCCAACCGGTAACAGCTTAGCTGTGACAGAGGAAGTCGTTGAAAAAGCTGCAGCCTGGGTAAAAGAGCAACCAGGGGTCGTTTCTGTATCTGCTTATGCGGGAAGAACAACACCAAAATTTTATAACACCGAATTGGAGCGTTCAGGAGTAAATGAAGGTCAGCTATTTGTCAAGATTGACAGAAAAGTAACAGAGACGAAAGAATTGATTACACCTTGGAGAAATCAACTGCAGGAGATGTTTCCCGGTGTCGAGATTTTGCCCCGTGAATTGGAATCAGGCCCGCCGGTCGGTGCTCCCGTTGCCATTCGCATCAATGGAACGGACTTGGAGGAACTAAGAAAGTTGTCCCAGGAAGTTCAGAATATGTTGTATAAAATCCCAGGCGCTGTTAATATTTCCGATGACATGGGTATGGATATGTATACCGTTGATTTGGAACTGAATAAGGAAAAAGCTAGCCTCTATGGAATCTCCGATAAGGATTTATCCACAACCGTCCGATTGGCCGTCGAAGGTGTGGAGGTGGCTCAGTATCAGAAGGGGGATCAATTGTTGGATGTTACCCTTTACTCAGGAGACAAAGATCGGCAATCCTTAAATCACATCGAAAGATTATTGGTTCCTTCGGCAAATGGTGAACCTATCCCTTTAAGTGAAATCGTCTCCTTGAAACCAAATTGGATGACTAAAGCCATCCATCATAACAATCTGACCAGAACGGTAACGGTACGCAGTTATGCCCAAGGAAGACTCCCAGATGAGATCATGACGGATCTAAATCACTATTTACAGGGCCTATCCTTGCCGCCGGGGTATTTTATTGAAATTGGAGGAGAGACTGAAGAAAGGGATGCTGCTTTTACTTCGATTGGAAAGCTATCTCTGATCGTTTTACTGTTAATTTATATCATCATTGCCATGCAGTTTTATTCATTGTCTATTCCCATTCTTATCCTGTCAACCGTTTATTTGGCTGGCGGAGGAGCAATAATCGGCTTATTCATTACTAGGGAACCCATTGGATTTATGGCTTTAATGGGTATGGTGAGTCTATCGGGAATCGTAGTAAGAAATGGGATTGTTCTCATCGAATTTATTGAACAGGCGAGGAAGAAAGGACTTGACTTGTACGAAGCCGTAGCAACAGCAGGGAAAGCCCGTCTGCGCCCTATATTATTAACCATGGCTACAGCGGTGTTCGGTTTAACGCCGATGGCTATTCTGGGTGGGAGCTTATGGGGGCCCATGGCGGTGACCATTATTTCCGGTTTGATTTTCTCCACTGCTCTAACCTTGGTGGTGGTTCCCTCTTTGTATGTATTGCTGGCAAAATGGAGAGACAAAAGCATAAATCATCCGGAGCACCCTTCTGAGAAAGTATCTTTCTAA
- the speD gene encoding adenosylmethionine decarboxylase, whose product MEYSTFGRHVAIDTWGVDFDLLNNAEWLQHQMVEAAETSGATILGVQSKKFEPQGATVLLLLSESHLSIHTYPEKGFAAIDCYTCGETVDPQVAIDYLISVLKPAKYYAKKLIRGVGEMEVVNPEVKVSSLVR is encoded by the coding sequence ATGGAATACTCAACTTTCGGAAGACATGTTGCCATTGACACTTGGGGAGTCGATTTTGACTTGCTAAACAACGCAGAATGGTTACAACATCAAATGGTAGAAGCTGCAGAAACATCTGGAGCTACAATCTTGGGAGTACAATCTAAGAAATTCGAACCTCAAGGAGCTACTGTTCTTTTGCTCCTATCAGAAAGCCACTTGTCGATTCACACTTATCCTGAGAAGGGATTTGCTGCTATTGATTGCTATACTTGCGGCGAAACCGTTGACCCGCAGGTGGCGATTGACTACCTGATCTCTGTGCTAAAGCCTGCGAAGTATTATGCCAAGAAATTAATTCGCGGCGTTGGGGAAATGGAAGTCGTAAATCCCGAAGTAAAGGTGTCCAGCCTGGTTCGTTAA
- a CDS encoding efflux RND transporter periplasmic adaptor subunit, with product MRWRIYYILLFLLIFILSGCGSEEVSNESLKTVYITEVTFSQPVRDSQLTGILQPEKEAILSFQVAGQIEQEMMEIGTEAKKGEVLAAISSELYQWQAEAARAQLDEAQAVRQQVESGARAEEIKQAEAVFNQAKASAELARSEYQRMKSLYEAGAISESAFEAVITKLEVSEQQLTQAEEAYQLTLKGARDEQKKQVAAKVNQASSQSKLSQEQLEKTRLTAPFEGVVLEKFASVGELVSPGRAIYRFGYIDHLKVSLPVPSKEIKDWSTGKKVKVVNGTMVKVGEITRVSPATNRGTGTVTVEVVVDNKDRAWLSGETVSVINQIQEEKGIYLNPSAVIQKGEGGPYVFIFEQGQVRKQKVTVKKVVKGDLLVTSGLISGQKVVVQGANFLSDGEKVFGEEVK from the coding sequence ATGAGATGGAGAATTTACTATATTTTGCTGTTTCTGCTCATTTTCATTTTAAGCGGTTGCGGGAGCGAGGAAGTTTCTAATGAATCGTTAAAGACGGTCTATATAACCGAAGTTACATTTTCTCAACCTGTTCGGGATTCTCAGTTAACAGGTATATTGCAGCCGGAAAAGGAAGCCATCTTATCCTTTCAAGTGGCGGGGCAGATTGAACAGGAAATGATGGAAATTGGAACCGAGGCGAAAAAGGGAGAAGTTCTCGCTGCGATATCCTCAGAACTCTATCAGTGGCAGGCAGAAGCGGCCAGGGCACAACTTGATGAAGCCCAAGCTGTTAGACAACAGGTGGAATCCGGAGCCAGAGCGGAAGAAATAAAGCAGGCGGAAGCCGTTTTTAACCAAGCCAAGGCATCAGCTGAGCTTGCTCGAAGTGAGTATCAGAGAATGAAATCGCTGTATGAAGCAGGGGCCATTTCAGAATCTGCCTTTGAGGCGGTCATCACAAAGTTGGAAGTATCGGAACAACAGTTGACTCAGGCTGAGGAAGCCTATCAACTTACCCTTAAAGGAGCCAGAGATGAACAGAAGAAACAGGTTGCGGCAAAGGTGAATCAAGCTTCATCTCAGTCGAAATTGTCACAAGAACAGCTTGAAAAGACGAGGCTAACAGCCCCGTTTGAAGGAGTCGTTCTGGAAAAATTTGCTTCAGTCGGGGAGTTGGTTTCCCCTGGAAGAGCTATTTATCGTTTTGGGTATATAGACCATTTAAAGGTTTCACTCCCTGTTCCTAGTAAAGAAATAAAGGATTGGTCTACAGGGAAAAAAGTAAAAGTGGTTAATGGGACTATGGTGAAAGTGGGGGAGATTACCCGGGTATCCCCAGCGACCAATCGTGGAACAGGTACTGTAACCGTAGAGGTGGTTGTCGACAATAAAGACAGAGCATGGCTATCAGGGGAGACGGTTTCAGTCATTAATCAGATTCAAGAAGAAAAGGGAATTTATCTAAATCCCTCAGCAGTAATTCAAAAAGGAGAAGGAGGACCCTATGTATTTATTTTTGAACAGGGGCAGGTTCGGAAACAGAAAGTGACGGTCAAGAAAGTGGTGAAAGGAGATCTTTTGGTCACTTCAGGTTTAATAAGCGGACAAAAGGTGGTTGTCCAAGGAGCCAATTTTTTATCTGACGGAGAAAAAGTATTTGGAGAGGAGGTAAAGTAA